One Glycine max cultivar Williams 82 chromosome 6, Glycine_max_v4.0, whole genome shotgun sequence DNA segment encodes these proteins:
- the LOC100815785 gene encoding 3beta-hydroxysteroid-dehydrogenase/decarboxylase isoform X2, which produces MEAKDKWCVVTGGRGFAARSLVEMLIRHKEYCVRIADLEVSIVLEPAEQLGLLGQALHSGRAQYVSLDLRNKAQVLKALEGVEVVFHMAAPNSSINNYQLHHSVNVQGTNNVIDACVELNVKRLVYTSCLVYTSSPSVFFDDVHGIHNGNETMPYAHSPNDHYSATKAEAEALVIKANGTNGLLTCCIRPSSIFGPGDRLSVPSLVDAARKGESKAHICADRALASEGPVSEKAAGEAYFITNMEPMKFWEFVSLVVEGLGYERPRIKIPTFVIMPIAHLVEWIYKLLGPYGMKLPQLIPSRIRLISCSRTFDCSKAKDRLGYAPIVTLQEGLRRTIESYTHLKADNEPKTKREGPSKASKYLGSGRGVNNQLYLSNFFAW; this is translated from the exons ATGGAAGCAAAAGATAAGTGGTGCGTGGTGACCGGAGGTCGCGGCTTCGCTGCTCGGTCTTTGGTGGAAATGCTAATTCGTCACAAGGAGTACTGCGTTCGCATCGCCGATTTGGAAGTCAGCATTGTTCTCGAGCCCGCCGAGCAGTTAGGCCTTCTCGGCCAGGCCCTGCACTCTGGCCGAGCCCAATATGTCTCCCTCGATCTTCGCAACAAGGCCCAAGTTCTAAAAG CGTTGGAGGGAGTTGAGGTGGTGTTCCACATGGCTGCTCCAAACTCTTCCATTAACAACTACCAGCTTCATCATTCCGTCAATGTGCAAG GGACGAATAATGTCATCGATGCTTGCGTGGAGCTGAACGTGAAGCGTCTCGTTTACACTAGCTGTCTCGTTTACACCAGCTCTCCCAGCGTCTTCTTCGACGATGTTCATGGAATTCATAATGGAAACGAAACAATGCCTTATGCGCATTCG CCTAATGATCATTATTCAGCAACGAAAGCCGAGGCTGAGGCATTGGTTATTAAAGCTAATGGGACTAATGGGCTCCTAACGTGCTGCATACGCCCTAGCAGCATTTTTGGGCCTGGTGATAGGCTGTCGGTGCCTTCACTAGTTGATGCTGCCAGAAAAGGGGAATCTAAG GCCCATATATGTGCTGATCGAGCTCTAGCTTCAGAAGGACCGGTTTCAGAAAAAGCTGCGGGAGAG gcaTATTTCATAACAAATATGGAGCCTATGAAATTCTGGGAGTTCGTGTCATTGGTAGTGGAAGGTCTTGGATATGAAAG GCCAAGGATAAAGATCCCCACCTTTGTTATCATGCCCATTGCACATTTGGTGGAGTGGATATATAAGCTGCTAGGCCCATATGGGATGAAGCTGCCTCAGTTAATTCCTTCGAGAATAAGACTCATATCTTGCAGCAGAACTTTTGATTGCTCAAAAGCAAAGGATCGCCTTGGCTATGCACCCATCGTAACACTACAG GAGGGTCTGCGAAGGACAATTGAATCATACACACACTTGAAGGCGGATAATGAACCTAAAACTAAAAGAGAAGGTCCCTCAAAAGCTTCCAAATATCTTGGAAGTGGAAGAGGTGTGAATAATCAACTATATCTGTCTAACTTCTTTGCTTGGTGA
- the LOC100815785 gene encoding 3beta-hydroxysteroid-dehydrogenase/decarboxylase isoform X1 → MEAKDKWCVVTGGRGFAARSLVEMLIRHKEYCVRIADLEVSIVLEPAEQLGLLGQALHSGRAQYVSLDLRNKAQVLKALEGVEVVFHMAAPNSSINNYQLHHSVNVQGTNNVIDACVELNVKRLVYTSCLVYTSSPSVFFDDVHGIHNGNETMPYAHSPNDHYSATKAEAEALVIKANGTNGLLTCCIRPSSIFGPGDRLSVPSLVDAARKGESKFLIGDGNNVYDFTYVENVAHAHICADRALASEGPVSEKAAGEAYFITNMEPMKFWEFVSLVVEGLGYERPRIKIPTFVIMPIAHLVEWIYKLLGPYGMKLPQLIPSRIRLISCSRTFDCSKAKDRLGYAPIVTLQEGLRRTIESYTHLKADNEPKTKREGPSKASKYLGSGRGVNNQLYLSNFFAW, encoded by the exons ATGGAAGCAAAAGATAAGTGGTGCGTGGTGACCGGAGGTCGCGGCTTCGCTGCTCGGTCTTTGGTGGAAATGCTAATTCGTCACAAGGAGTACTGCGTTCGCATCGCCGATTTGGAAGTCAGCATTGTTCTCGAGCCCGCCGAGCAGTTAGGCCTTCTCGGCCAGGCCCTGCACTCTGGCCGAGCCCAATATGTCTCCCTCGATCTTCGCAACAAGGCCCAAGTTCTAAAAG CGTTGGAGGGAGTTGAGGTGGTGTTCCACATGGCTGCTCCAAACTCTTCCATTAACAACTACCAGCTTCATCATTCCGTCAATGTGCAAG GGACGAATAATGTCATCGATGCTTGCGTGGAGCTGAACGTGAAGCGTCTCGTTTACACTAGCTGTCTCGTTTACACCAGCTCTCCCAGCGTCTTCTTCGACGATGTTCATGGAATTCATAATGGAAACGAAACAATGCCTTATGCGCATTCG CCTAATGATCATTATTCAGCAACGAAAGCCGAGGCTGAGGCATTGGTTATTAAAGCTAATGGGACTAATGGGCTCCTAACGTGCTGCATACGCCCTAGCAGCATTTTTGGGCCTGGTGATAGGCTGTCGGTGCCTTCACTAGTTGATGCTGCCAGAAAAGGGGAATCTAAG TTTCTTATTGGTGATGGCAATAACGTTTATGATTTCACATATGTTGAAAATGTGGCTCATGCCCATATATGTGCTGATCGAGCTCTAGCTTCAGAAGGACCGGTTTCAGAAAAAGCTGCGGGAGAG gcaTATTTCATAACAAATATGGAGCCTATGAAATTCTGGGAGTTCGTGTCATTGGTAGTGGAAGGTCTTGGATATGAAAG GCCAAGGATAAAGATCCCCACCTTTGTTATCATGCCCATTGCACATTTGGTGGAGTGGATATATAAGCTGCTAGGCCCATATGGGATGAAGCTGCCTCAGTTAATTCCTTCGAGAATAAGACTCATATCTTGCAGCAGAACTTTTGATTGCTCAAAAGCAAAGGATCGCCTTGGCTATGCACCCATCGTAACACTACAG GAGGGTCTGCGAAGGACAATTGAATCATACACACACTTGAAGGCGGATAATGAACCTAAAACTAAAAGAGAAGGTCCCTCAAAAGCTTCCAAATATCTTGGAAGTGGAAGAGGTGTGAATAATCAACTATATCTGTCTAACTTCTTTGCTTGGTGA
- the LOC100816321 gene encoding DNA cross-link repair protein SNM1, with product MISTMSWDENNDEFEIPLTQTTTAFHAALASIDDDNNQRPSKKPKRKTSEGGCEIDNCCSLDFIPSTIGCVSACSVQPLGEEDSVSPSSSTASLSELKTKGNYLRNSIESKLVVSRANALNRADADSDSELDLLMNLCDELEEVDSSVRCPLCEVDISNLTEEQRHLHTNNCLDDVAVVPDDNEKGAQQVPKVASVVDWLRGLGLNKYEDVFVREEVDWDTLQWLTEEDLLSMGIAALGPRRKIVHALSELRKGDAAANEKHEDSSAEPRRIRNQKVKLKHDKSERKVDGTGKPVANKLITEYFPGFASKEKKVSASPGEPQEKKNSGLDSGRKHKSKNTPTNRKLRDVPKWCAVQGTPFRVDAFKYLRGDCSHWFLTHFHLDHYQGLTKSFNHGKIYCSSVTARLVNMNIGIPYDKLHVLPLNQKVEIAGVDVTCLDANHCPGSIIILFQPPNGKAVLHTGDFRFSEEMAVNPLMRICPINTLILDTTYCNPQYDFPKQESVIQFVIDAVQAETFNPKTLFLIGSYTIGKERLFLEVARSLRKKVHVTAAKLRILKCLELKEEDMQWFTSNEHESNIHVAPMWTLASFKRLKHISSQYKSQYNLIVAFSPTGWTFGKGKKKSTGRRWQQGTIIRYEVPYSEHSSFTELKEFVRVVSPDNIIPSVNNDGPESSDAMISLLLS from the exons atgatttccacCATGAGTTGGGATGAGAACAACGATGAATTTGAGATCCCTCTCACTCAAACGACAACGGCTTTTCACGCGGCTCTTGCTTccattgatgatgataataatcaACGGCCGTCGAAAAAACCTAAACGCAAAACGAGCGAGGGTGGTTGCGAAATTGATAACTGCTGCAGCTTGGATTTCATTCCTTCCACCATAGGTTGTGTTTCTGCTTGCAGTGTTCAACCGTTGGGAGAAGAGGACAgtgtttctccttcttcttctactgCGTCTTTGTCGGAGCTGAAAACGAAGGGGAATTATCTTCGCAACTCGATAGAGTCGAAGCTGGTGGTTTCGAGAGCCAACGCGCTTAACCGTGCAGATGCAGACTCTGATTCGGAGCTTGATCTGTTGATGAATTTGTGCGATGAGTTGGAGGAAGTAGATAGTTCCGTTCGGTGTCCCCTGTGTGAGGTTGATATTTCGAACTTGACCGAGGAACAGCGGCATCTTCATACCAACAATTGTCTTGACGAC GTTGCGGTGGTTCCTGATGATAACGAGAAAGGTGCTCAACAAGTGCCTAAAGTTGCTTCTGTGGTTGATTGGCTACGCGGGCTCGGCTTAAACAAGTATGAAGATGTTTTCGTTAGGGAAGAAGTTGATTGGGACACCTTGCAGTGGCTCACAGAAGAG GATCTCTTAAGCATGGGTATTGCTGCACTTGGGCCGAGAAGAAAGATTGTGCATGCCCTGAGTGAACTTAGAAAAGGAGATGCTGCTGCAAATGAGAAACATGAGGATTCTTCGGCGGAGCCTAGAAGGATTAGAAACCAGAAAGTCAAATTAAAACATGACAAGTCTGAAAGAAAAGTTGATGGCACTGGTAAACCAGTGGCAAACAAATTAATCACTGAATATTTTCCGGGATTTGcttccaaagaaaagaaagtttctGCCTCTCCCGGAGAAccacaggaaaagaaaaacagtgGCTTGGATTCTGGTCGTAAGCACAAATCAAAAAATACGCCAACAAATAGAAAGCTCCGTGATGTTCCCAAATGGTGTGCCGTCCAAGGAACGCCTTTCCGAGTG GATGCTTTCAAATATCTCAGAGGAGATTGTTCTCACTGGTTTCTCACACACTTCCACTTGGACC ATTATCAAGGTCTCACCAAGTCATTCAATCATGGAAAGATCTATTGCTCCTCAGTTACAGCTAGACTTGTAAATATGAACATTGGAATTCCATATGATAAATTACATGTTTTGCCTCTGAACCAAAAGGTTGAAATAGCTGGTGTTGATGTGACTTGCTTGGATGCCAACCATTGTCCAGGTTCCATAATCATACTCTTTCAACCTCCAAATGGTAAG GCGGTGCTTCACACGGGTGATTTCCGCTTTAGTGAAGAAATGGCTGTCAATCCTTTAATGCGAATATGTCCTATCAATACTCTGATTCTTGATACAACATACTGCAACCCACAG TATGACTTTCCAAAACAAGAGTCTGTAATACAATTCGTTATTGATGCTGTTCAAGCAGAAACTTTTAATCCCAAGACCCTTTTTCTGATCGGCAGCTATACAATTG GCAAAGAAAGATTATTCTTGGAGGTTGCTCGTTCGCTTCGTAAAAAGGTTCACGTTACTGCTGCGAAGTTgcgtattttaaaatgtttggaATTGAAGGAGGAGGATATGCAGTGGTTCACTTCAAATGAACATGAAAGCAACATTCATGTTGCCCCTATGTGGACGCTGGCGAGCTTCAAAAGATTGAAGCACATATCAAGTCAATATAAG AGTCAGTACAATCTTATAGTTGCTTTCTCTCCCACTGGTTGGACGTTTGGCAAAGGTAAAAAGAAGTCAACGGGAAGGAGATGGCAGCAGGGTACTATTATAAG GTATGAAGTGCCATACAGTGAGCATAGCAGCTTTACAGAACTCAAAGAGTTTGTAAGAGTTGTATCTCCTGATAACATTATACCAAGTGTGAATAATGATGGACCAGAATCTTCTGATGCAATGATTTCTCTGTTGTTATCTTGA
- the LOC100817386 gene encoding ethylene-responsive transcription factor TINY, producing MENNNHHAMAAGASSDSNTSDHTTPISSSCVNDNNNNKLYKGVRKRKWGKWVSEIRLPNSRERIWLGSYDSPEKAARAFDAALYCLRGRHANFNFPNTPCNMDTATNAPPNQSLTPQEIQEVAAKFANQVSPLLQKPQEQPQPQRSSDGGGGGANSSSFGSKLLCKSDSIAESSTTSTTTNCTPTTTASSCSATMYECDGTEQVDRGDMMDWTFLNVFDFSNEVVLPAVGSDYNDLYNSELHKMHSDSGELLYSTPFEGYEQLIEADHDDDDPFSHQSFLWNWNF from the coding sequence ATGGAGAACAATAATCATCATGCCATGGCTGCAGGTGCTAGTAGTGATTCAAACACTAGTGATCACACCACCCCAATATCTTCTTCTTGTGTTAatgataacaacaacaataagttATACAAAGGGGTGAGAAAGCGAAAGTGGGGGAAATGGGTTTCTGAAATCAGGCTTCCCAATAGCCGTGAACGAATATGGCTAGGGTCTTATGACTCTCCTGAAAAGGCAGCACGAGCCTTCGATGCTGCCCTTTACTGTCTACGTGGCCGCCATGCCAATTTCAATTTCCCCAACACACCTTGCAACATGGACACTGCTACCAATGCTCCTCCTAACCAATCTCTTACCCCACAAGAGATTCAAGAGGTTGCTGCTAAGTTCGCAAATCAGGTGTCCCCGCTACTACAAAAACCTCAAGAACAACCTCAACCTCAACGTAGTAGTGATGGTGGTGGCGGTGGTGCTAATTCTTCATCGTTTGGATCAAAGTTGTTATGTAAATCAGACAGCATAGCAGAGAGTAGTACTACTAGTACTACTACTAATTGTACCCCCACCACCACTGCCTCGTCATGTTCTGCTACTATGTACGAATGTGATGGAACGGAGCAAGTGGACCGTGGGGACATGATGGATTGGACATTCTTGAACGTCTTTGATTTCTCCAATGAGGTGGTGCTTCCTGCTGTTGGATCCGACTATAATGATCTCTATAATTCTGAGCTACACAAGATGCACTCAGATTCAGGTGAGTTATTGTATTCTACTCCTTTTGAGGGTTACGAACAATTAATTGAAGctgatcatgatgatgatgatcctTTTTCTCACCAATCATTCCTTTGGAATTGGAACTTTTGA